The following proteins are encoded in a genomic region of Periophthalmus magnuspinnatus isolate fPerMag1 chromosome 23, fPerMag1.2.pri, whole genome shotgun sequence:
- the naa25 gene encoding LOW QUALITY PROTEIN: N-alpha-acetyltransferase 25, NatB auxiliary subunit (The sequence of the model RefSeq protein was modified relative to this genomic sequence to represent the inferred CDS: deleted 1 base in 1 codon): MAARGHVQDPNDRRLRPIYDYLDNGNNKMAIQQADKLLKKHKELHCAKVLKAIGLQRTGKQDEAFTLAQEVATLEPTDDNSLQALTILYREMHRPELVTKLYEAAVKKVPLSEEYHSHLFMAYARVGEYKKMQQAGMALYKIVPKNPYYFWSVMSLVMQAISAEDEKLALTMFLPLAERMVEKMVKEEKIEAEAEVQLYFMILERLGKCEEALKIIKGPLGEKLTSEFQSRENKCMMLYQRLQRWPECNALAHKLLLKNPDEWQYYGFYFTSLFHILDQSWCPPEEGEHCSEGPVHHTVTEVARFVEERIEGEDSKESRALRGPYLARLELLHRLRERGSPDESLIGDPLELMVQFFVKFGDKPCCITDLKIYLHLLSPEQHVQFINRLSEAVPLGESGEGYAFPEDTKALQRHLCLCQLSRALGLHHSLDVDGKLKLTLELKARYHHGLIFGKYALKTELQFSDMYCLMAAHVYIDLWIETGNENMVWHCLGILHEGLSHSSSNAQFKLLLLLLYCRLGAFEPVVDLYSSLDAKHVQHDTIGYLLTRYAESLGQFAAASQACNFSLRFFHSNQKDTSEYIIQAYKYGAFEKIPEFIALRNRLNQSLHFAQIRTERMLLDLTLEADIVLSLEESVKAMSLTAEEDDIPWNNLRDNRDLTVFTCWDPKDRQLSEENRHQSLEEESVWLKIRSLTLRLIACLATLGHTPSTQNSALTSENGIGDKTSTMSALLSRLNQTLQSAIQLAEKKLQYPLLGPPSTRLTAALSIGSCQCQSAAFQLAVRLQELESAGLDESTELQAQICNVFQSLTVQLQEMLNKCKGDLLEIKMSVLKTRPPLLENLVFFVETMCVVLWVASYCAKILRPLKTSLQKKKKKKKDVSTALPAVVCGFQELTGSLLDLLTQASEHVRGQELNITSFKLASLNLEGYSQEETSFTKSAMDKVQSSYIRSLQEVGDLLKKRAETLKNLKV; the protein is encoded by the exons ATGGCGGCGAGAGGCCATGTGCAAGACCCAAACGACAGACGGCTCAGACCCATTTACG attatcttgacaatggcaataataaaATGGCAATTCAACAAGCAGACAAACTGCTTAAGAAGCACAAAGAACTGCATTGTGCAAAG GTCCTCAAAGCTATTGGACTGCAAAGAACTGGAAAGCAAGATGAAGCTTTCACTCTAGCCCAAGAAGTAGCCACACTTGAGCCCACTGACGATAACTCACTTCAGGCGTTGACTATCTTATACAGGGAGATGCATAGAC CTGAGTTGGTTACTAAGTTGTATGAAGCTGCAGTAAAGAAGGTTCCTCTCAGTGAGGAGTATCATTCTCACCTCTTCATGGCTTATGCACGAGTTGGAGAGTACAAAAAGATGCAACAG GCAGGAATGGCCCTATATAAAATTGTACCTAAAAATCCTTATTACTTTTGGTCTGTCATGAGTTTGGTTATGCAG GCCATATCAGCAGAGGATGAGAAGTTGGCCCTTACTATGTTCTTACCTCTTGCTGAACGCATGGTGGAGAAAATGGTCAAAGAAGAGAAGATCGAAGCTGAAGCAGAg GTCCAGCTGTATTTTATGATCCTGGAACGTTTGGGAAAGTGTGAGGAGGCCCTTAAAATTATTAAAGGACCACTTGGAG agaaacTGACCAGTGAATTTCAAAGTCGAGAGAATAAATGTATGATGCTCTACCAGCGACTTCAACGTTGGCCTGAGTGCAATGCCCTAGCACATAAGCTGTTACTCAAAAA CCCTGATGAATGGCAATATTATGGCTTTTACTTCACTTCTCTTTTCCACATATTGGACCAGTCATGGTGTCCACCTGAAGAAGGGGAACA CTGCTCTGAGGGCCCTGTTCATCACACTGTGACTGAAGTAGCAAGGTTTGTGGAGGAGAGAATCGAAGGTGAGGACAGCAAAGAGTCCCGTGCTTTGAGAGGCCCCTATTTGGCTCGTCTAGAGTTACTGCACAGACTAAGAGAACGTGGCTCCCCAGATGAAAGTTTGATAG GTGATCCATTAGAATTGATGGtgcagttttttgtaaagtttggGGACAAACCTTGTTGCATCACAGATTTGAAAATATATCTACATCTCTTATCTCCTGAACAACATGTTCAG tttattaatcGCTTGAGTGAAGCTGTTCCATTAGGGGAATCTGGAGAAGGGTATGCATTTCCGGAGGATACCAAAGCTCTTCAGAGGCATTTGTGCCTTTGTCAGTTAAGTCGTGCACTCGGCCTGCATCACTCTCTTGATGTGGATGGTAAACTAAAGCTTACCTTGGAGCTGAAAGCGCGTTATCATCATGGACTAATATTTG GGAAATATGCTTTGAAGACAGAACTGCAGTTTTCTGACATGTATTGTCTCATGGCAGCTCATGTCTACATAGATCTATGGATTGAAACAG GGAATGAAAACATGGTGTGGCACTGTTTGGGCATTCTTCATGAAGGCCTTTCTCACAGTTCTTCTAACGCACAGTTTAagttactgctactgcttcttTACTGCCGCTTGGGCGCTTTTGAACCTGTCGTAGACCTATACTCCAGCCTGGATGCCAAACATGTACAGCATGACACAATAGG GTATCTTTTGACACGTTATGCTGAGTCTTTGGGTCAGTTTGCTGCTGCTTCCCAGGCTTGTAACTTCTCCCTCAGGTTTTTCCACTCTAACCAGAAAGAT ACCTCAGAATATATTATCCAGGCATATAAGTATGGTGCTTTTGAGAAGATCCCAGAGTTCATTGCCCTCAGGAACAGGTTAAACCAATCACTGCACTTTGCTCAAATCCGCACAGAGAGGATGTTGCTGGATCTTACCTTGGAGGCTGACAT tGTGTTAAGCCTGGAAGAGAGTGTGAAGGCCATGTCTTTGACTGCAGAAGAAGATGATATCCCATGGAATAATTTAAGGGACAACCGAGATCTTACAGTTTTTACCTGCTGGGACCCTAAGGATCG ACAATTAAGTGAGGAGAACCGGCACCAATCTTTGGAGGAAGAGTCTGTTTGGCTGAAGATACGCTCATTAACTCTCCGCCTTATAGCCTGCTTAGCAACCCTTGGACACACACCGTCCACTCAAAACTCTGCCCTGACCAGTGAGAATGGTATCGGGGACAAAACCTCAACAATGAGTGCTCTGCTGTCTCGACTCAACCAGACACTACAGTCAGCAATTCAGttggcagaaaaaaaa ttgcagtATCCGCTGTTGGGACCACCCTCTACTCGACTGACTGCAGCTCTGTCTATTGGAAGCTGTCAGTGCCAGTCAGCTGCTTTCCAACTAGCTGTTCGTTTACAGGAGCTTGAGTCTGCTGGTCTtg ATGAGTCCACAGAGCTTCAAGCACAGATTTGTAAT GTTTTCCAGTCCTTAACAGTTCAACTTCAAG AAATGCTAAATAAATGTAAGGGGGATTTATTGGAAATTAAAATGAGCGTATTAAAAACCAGACCACCCCTATTAGAAAATCTAGTTTTCTTTGTAGAG ACCATGTGTGTTGTGCTATGGGTGGCAAGCTACTGTGCCAAGATTCTTCGACCACTAAAGACAAGtctacagaaaaagaaaaagaagaaaaaggatgTCAGCACTGCTCTG CCAGCAGTGGTTTGTGGATTCCAGGAGCTAACAGGGAGTTTGCTGGATTTGCTTACCCAGGCTTCAGAGCATGTTAGAGGACAGGAATTGAACATCACATCCTTTAAACTTGCCAGTTTGAACCTGGAAGGATACTCGCAG GAAGAGACATCGTTTACAAAGTCTGCTATGGACAAAGTGCAAAGTAGTTACATTCGTTCACTACAAGAAGTGGGGGATTTACTCAAAAAGAGGGCAGAAACTCTAAAGAATCTTAAGGTCTGA
- the pitpnb gene encoding phosphatidylinositol transfer protein beta isoform yields the protein MVLIKEYRVLLPVSVEEYQVGQLYSVAEASKNETGGGEGIEVLKNEPYEEDGEKGQYTHKIYHLKSKVPAYVKMIAPEGALVFHEKAWNAYPYCRTIVTNEYMKDDFMIKIETWHKPDMGTLENVHNLDEQTWGTVEVVPIDIANNEEVATADYKPEEDPTIFHSAKTGRGPLGPEWKNELKEDCPHMCAYKLVTVKFRWWGLQTKVENFIHRQEKRIFTNFHRQLFCWIDKWVGLTMEDIRRMEEETQKELEEMRQKGEVRGTSATDD from the exons ATGGTGCTCATCAAGGAATA CCGTGTGCTGTTACCAGTCTCTGTGGAAGAG TATCAAGTGGGACAGCTATATTCTGTTGCTGAGGCCAGCAAAAATGAAACCGGAGGAGGAGAAGGCATTGAGGTGCTCAAGAATGAACCCTATGAAGAGGATGGAGAAAAGGGACAGTACACACACAaaatttatcatttaaaaag TAAAGTACCTGCTTATGTAAAGATGATAGCACCAGAAGGTGCGTTAGTTTTTCATGAAAAAGCCTGGAATGCCTATCCATACTGCCGCACCA TTGTTACG aatgagTACATGAAAGATGACTTCATGATAAAGATTGAAACGTGGCACAAACCAGACATGGGAACATTAGAAAAT GTTCACAACTTAGATGAACAGACATGGGGGACTGTAGAGGTGGTCCCAATTGATATTGCAAATAATGAAGAAGTAGCCACAGCg GATTATAAGCCAGAAGAAGATCCTACTATTTTCCACTCTGCCAAGACGGGCAGAGGACCCCTTGGTCCAGAATGGAAG AATGAACTGAAGGAAGATTGTCCTCACATGTGTGCATACAAATTAGTCACTGTCAAATTTAGATGGTGGGGTCTGCAAACAAAAGTGGAAAACTTCATTCATAGG cAAGAAAAGcgcattttcaccaacttccaTCGTCAACTATTCTGCTGGATTGACAAATGGGTGGGTTTGACTATGGAGGACATCCGGCGAATGGAAGAGGAGACTCAGAAAGAACTTGAAGAG ATGCGTCAAAAAGGAGAAGTGAGAGGCACCTCTGCAACAGATGATTAA